In Halobacillus amylolyticus, the following proteins share a genomic window:
- a CDS encoding pyridoxal-phosphate dependent enzyme, whose product MSEKLSLRSIWKAKQRIIGIAAQTRLIYSEALSKNTGDHVYLKLENEQPTGAFKLRGAANKILSLSLKEQQKGVATFSTGNHGIAVAYVAKQLGIHSIVCISSRVPNGKVNRLKQLGAEVIVVGDNQDDAEDYCYQLEREKGVSVIKPFDDLDIIAGQGTIGLEVMDQCPDIDEVIVPLSGGGLLSGVAYTLKAIEPSIRVTGVTMENAAVMHESLKQGYPVKMAESPTIADSLLGGIGPNNEHTFSLTQQYMDESLLLSEKAISEGVLFMIEHHKMVIEGAAGAGVGQLLLKKKGKERTIVVIVSGNNVDHETVRELLETR is encoded by the coding sequence TTGAGCGAAAAGCTATCCCTGAGGAGTATCTGGAAGGCAAAGCAGCGCATCATTGGAATCGCTGCTCAAACACGATTGATTTACTCGGAAGCATTGTCAAAGAACACAGGAGATCACGTGTATCTGAAACTTGAAAATGAGCAGCCTACGGGGGCTTTTAAGCTAAGAGGAGCAGCTAACAAGATCCTTTCCCTCTCTTTAAAAGAGCAGCAAAAAGGAGTAGCCACATTTTCGACAGGAAATCATGGAATTGCTGTCGCCTATGTAGCAAAACAGCTTGGTATTCATTCAATCGTATGCATTTCATCCCGTGTGCCTAATGGTAAGGTGAATCGGCTAAAGCAGCTCGGAGCAGAAGTAATTGTCGTTGGAGACAATCAGGATGATGCCGAGGACTATTGCTATCAACTGGAAAGGGAAAAGGGTGTTTCTGTGATTAAGCCATTCGATGACCTTGATATCATTGCAGGCCAGGGAACGATTGGGCTTGAAGTTATGGATCAATGTCCTGATATAGACGAAGTGATCGTTCCGCTCTCAGGAGGGGGCTTGCTCTCTGGGGTTGCCTATACGTTGAAAGCTATTGAGCCTTCTATTCGTGTCACTGGCGTTACAATGGAGAACGCTGCCGTAATGCATGAAAGTCTTAAACAAGGATATCCAGTAAAAATGGCTGAGTCGCCTACAATAGCAGACAGTTTATTAGGTGGGATTGGACCGAATAACGAGCACACCTTTTCATTAACACAGCAGTATATGGATGAAAGTCTTCTTCTCTCTGAAAAGGCAATATCAGAAGGGGTATTGTTTATGATTGAGCATCATAAAATGGTGATAGAAGGTGCAGCAGGTGCAGGGGTTGGGCAGCTGCTTCTAAAAAAGAAGGGGAAAGAGCGTACAATTGTGGTGATTGTCAGTGGTAATAATGTAGACCATGAAACGGTGCGTGAGTTGCTTGAAACTAGATAA